GCTGTGGAAGGGGCCGAATACACAACATGGTGTAGGCCCAATAGCGGATCTGGCCCAAGCGGTCGCGCTGGTGTGTCTGCATGTTTGAATTAGATTAAACAGAGAAAAGGAGATGCTAAAAAAGGAATTTATAATTATTTTATATCATAGGAAATTGATTATGGCCTTATGTAATTGCTAAACCATTTCGAAAACCCCCCAAAAATGGAACAAACCAAGGAACATGTATTAACCATAGGGAAAATAATTTTCAACCCGAACTAGTCTTCCGAAGCTCATTTTAGTTTCAAAAGCTCCGCACCGGAATTATGTTGATATTGTAGTCTCATCAACGGGCCTTATAAAATTATATGCTGTTATTTTCCGCAGCAGAAATAAACCAGGTTAAGCAAAGTTGAGTGCATCTTCAGCCGTCCACGCCCCCCTCCCCCAGGAAATAGCGTCGTCTGGGGACGCGCTGGCGGAAAAATCGGCTTGGGGGGCTCTCGTTCCCCGCCGCCCCCTCAAGGTCATCCCCAACCGTTTTTTAAATCAAACTTGGCCTAAATTCGATCAAAAACGacgcagatttgaagaaaatttaGCGTTTTCATTTATATTTCTACAAACTAAACTATAAACATAATTTAAAAATAAATTCAAACACTAAACGTTGTCGCCCGCCGCCGCCTTTTACATGCCGAGAAGCTTGTAGAAGTtgatgtagtcatcgtcgtcgtcgctccACACTCTGCTGCCGTCCTTGCTGCACCTCTGCCATGTGTCGTCGTGGCGGACAGGTGTTGGACGGCCTGAGCgcctcctcgtcgttgtcgtcgaggATAACGACGCCATCCTTCTCGCGGCCGCGGTGTCGAGCGGCGATCTCCTCAAGGGTGTGGCGCTGGCGacccatctcctgatgaggacatGGCTATCTTGGATACGACCAAACATATTTCATATTTGCATATTTGTGAGATGATTTTTTATAATAatgatgcaataatttatttatgttatctggaataaaaaatacttcacctatttcTACTCCATGCCTAAATGCATAATTGTCGAACGCTTGCCTGAATCACGTGTGAAGATAAAGGAAGAGGAAATGATTAAGTGTTGTTCAAAAAGTCCTCACATTAAAGCAAATGATTATGTGTTGtttaagaagttctctcacgtcactttagTTCAAGAAAAGATAAAGTCCAACTCTCTCACGTTCTgtactcagattcggactgcacagacaCACCTGTCTCAAAATATCAACAACATCTGCACACGACTCCGAATCGGGTGATTTTTTTGTTTGAAAGTAGATTTTTATCTACGTTTCGGCTTAATTGGAATCACTTTTAAATTCGTCCGGAACGTGAAGATAATTACAGAACAATCTGAGATTGCATGAGAGTCCGAGTAAAACTATaactccaaaggtgttgcatcacctccatttGGGCCTatgggccttgtacgacctagggttggtTGGAGGCTATCTTGGAACGTCCTCCCACATCGTTGGcctccaccccttgctcctatataagtagatcaacctagtagattttttcttggaatttgtttagttaaaagttagccattccaacttcgtgtacttcgtttgtgccaACGATCAGACCAAGACCGCTTTCAGATCCTCATctttatcaatacttcatatatattcgcaatattcagattgcttttatcatattcttgtttgttcttcgattgcttgcaggaagagaCCTTTGTGGTGAGGTTGATCGTGATccgacgtggtcaataacctcttagaGTTGTTTTAGTGATTGCTAAGGTgcaacgtcgtgcacgtttgtagtcggttcgtcaaagtcgtctccaccaaatcgatagtcatcatctcatcgaaagatcgagACCCTCGCATTTATCATCTACTCCCGGACGAAGTGTCCCACGCCCATTCGAGGACGGTCTCGTCggcggcggccatgtccaggtgCTCCTGCTTGATGGAGAGGAGCGCCGGCCCGATCTTCGGCTTGACGAGGCGAGAGAAGGAGCCGTCCTCGTTGATGATGATGCCGCCGCTGCGCGTGCACAGCCCGAACAGGGTCTTCAGCAACTCTGGCTTGACAGGGAAGAGTGTCGGTGATCCAAAGGAGCGGGAGCGGGAGCCGGACGAGGATGATGACGCGGTTTTCATGCGCCTCGGCGTCCTAGCTAGTCTAACTTTATAATGGAGTGGTACAAGGTTGTTCCATAAAAAAATCTGCAACTTAATTAGACCAGCAGGACAgtttcaaaaataaataaattagtcCAGCAGGACAAGAAAACGCGATTTGACCATGGCACCTCGCAAGGCGCAACCGCAGCATCCTTCCTTCCACAGCCGTGCAGCGACTGCGACGGCACAACAACACGAGCACGGGGAACACAGAGCGAGCGGTTGAGCCTTCCACatccccccaccccaccccaccccaccccaccatcACCCTCAAGCAAGTGGCTCAGCTCAGCCGCAGCGGCGGCAGCCTGCAGGCGCATGTGAGAAGCCACCGTGGTCCTCGTGGAACTCCATCTATCCATCTATCCGCGCCGGGGAAGGGACGAGATCGCGCCATTAAAAAAGAGCAGCGCGGGACCGCGCTCCCGCGACCTCGAGGGTCTCGAATCCCGGGCGAACCATCCCTGCGCCGAGCTCTGATCCGGTAACAACAAGTGGCCGGCCACCTTGATTCGATTCGCTTGGCCGTTCGTTTTGTTTTTAcccgccaccatcaccaccacctctGCAGGACTGCGGCTCAGCTCCTCGGTTGTTTTCTTGACGCTGCCGACGGACGGACCGACCGTCCATCCACCCCCACCTCGGGGCTTGCCGTCCCCCCCGCTGTCGCGTTTAGATTAATCAATGCGGGCGGGGCTAATGGCGTGCGCCAGTGGACACTGACTGACCTCCGCACCACACCCACATGGCCCGTCGTGGGGTGGGGGGAAGGTGACCAGGCGAGGTGAGCCGTGAGCAGCGCAGAGGTGCGTGCGTGCGAGACCGCCAAGGGCAACCAGCCAAGAACGAGGCCTCCTTCCTTCCTGCTCCCTCCTACTACATGCACTGTGGGAGAAGGTGAGAGACTGAGGAGGCGAGGACACCGTGCtgtaggcggcggcggcggcggaggccacCATGAGCTGGAAGAAAGCCGGAGGGGATGGAGGCGTGTCCAAGCGGTGGGCCGTGCTCCTCTGCCTCGGGAGCTTCTGCCTCGGCCTGCTCTTCACCAACAGGTAAACCAGCACCCCCAATTCTCCCTCCTGCTTCCTCAATTTCCCTCCCAAGATTCCCAGCTCAGCTCAGCTCCGATACCAGCTCGAGTTCAGCTGGGCCTAGCGCAAGATCCGCGACGTCTCGCCAGCCTCCAATTTGTGAGACTAGAGATCGGATGGCCGATGGGGTTGCCAAGGCTCGATTTGGGGATTTCTCGATTCCTGTCGGCAGCCTCTTCGTTCTGCCCCGCCATCGAATAATCCACCTGTTTTTGGCTAATCTTGTCACGCAAAGTCCGATTCTGATGCTGCCGAATTGCGGGTGCGTCAAGTAAGGCTCCATGAATTTAGGAATTCGGTGGGTTTGCTGCCACATCGGGCCATTTTTCCTTACCACAACTGGGTCCGAGTGCGGATGATCCTGCGCAGATTCTTGATATAACTGTAGAGACGAGTTATTATTGCTACTAGGTGATGTATCCTCCTCCAACATTGAATAACTGTACTCCTACCCACAACTGTAAGATGTGATCACATCTTATGAACGTCTACTACTTCTGTTCTCTTGAATTGGAATGTTTTTCTCCATTGCGATGCCATTCGACCCCGAAGTTTAGTACAGTAAATGATTCTTGCGCATCCGGTTTGCTTGATCCAGAATGTGGACACTGCCGGAGGCAACCGAGGTTCCGCTACCGAATCAAAGCGTCGAGGAAGGCAAAGCTCTAGTTGATGCAGACTGTGGTTCAAAAAAGGTACCGGTGGTGTACTTCTCCCTCCATTCATTTTTGTCAAGGATTCCATAATTGCACATTGATATTCATATATTGTACAGCAGCCGCACAAGTCAGTGTTATAAAAGCAGATTGCTTCTGTGTAATGAGTGTTGTAGATTTATTATGTTGTACCACCCGCATTAATCGTTGATACATAGTTTGATTATCATGTGCTGCTAGGTTCAAGAACTGCAAAAATACAAAGATGTATTACcagatcaagatactcatcatgaTGTACAGTATGTAACCGGCTTTGTCTTTATTGAGCGCATCATTTGTTCCTTTATTGGAAGTATCCTTTTTATGGAAAAAATGGTTATGACTTGCATTTCCAAATTTTTTGGTTGTAGGACACTAGATAAGACAATAGCGACCTTAGAGACAGAACTCTCGGCTGCTAGAACCCTGCAAGAGTCATTGCTCAACGGTTCCCCTGTTTCAGAAGACTTCAAAGTTTCTGAGTCGATTGGGAGGAGAAAGTACCGCATGGTGATTGGCATCAATACTGCTTTTAGCAGTCGCAAGAGAAGAGATTCCATACGTTACACTTGGATGCCTCGAGGTTGCTGACACTCAACTTTATAACTAACTTGCTTTTTGGAACATTTCTTACCCTGCGAAACTTTGAAATAACTAATAACAATGTTTGAAAATAGGCGACAAAAGGAAAAAGCTTGAAGAAGAGAAGGGGGTCATAATTCGGTTTGTCATTGGTCACAGGTATGACGCAGATAGATTTTTATGTGCACTTAACTACCAATGCATGATATTTGAATAGTGAAAAGTTCTTGTATTTATTCATCATAATAACGTATCATAATTGTACACAGTTCTTACTCTTTTGTCACAATGTTTTTTCTTGCCAATGCAGTTGTATATCTTTTCTCAGTTTTTCTTGGCCAAATGCAATTGCATGATATGATTTAGTAATAGTTTCATTCAAATTTTACTTTCAATTTTATTTGTCAATTAAAACTGCATGATATGGTTTAGTAGTAGCTTCCAAATGTAATTTCTGGCCACTACAGATATATGAGCATCTTTTAAAAAATGTACATGAAACTGAGAATAACAACCTTTTGAGTTTAGCAATATCCGCATGCTGATCTTTAGGGGTCCCtttatttgttctcctcttctgcAAGAGAAGGCTGTAGAATAATGGGTTGTTAAGTAATACAGTCTCAATTTTCTACTTTAAAAATTGCTTCAGAGTTTGGACAAGGTATTTATCGAAAGAGAGGATATTGTTAAAATATTTTATGTGGTATataaaggttaagtcatgcatagTTTTTATATGAGAAGGACTGTACGATTATGTCAAGGCATGCATAACCTCATTGTCCACATGATGTGCAGTGCTATAGCAGGCGGAATTATTGATCGAGCAATTGAAGCAGAGGACAGGAAACATGGGGATTTCATGAAGATAGTAAGTTGTTTGTTACTTGAAAGGATATTGGTTTCACATGGGAGAGACGCTGTTATTAATGTCCTCATTTGGACTGAAATGCTATTTTGTTCTCCCTGTTAACTGTGGTTACAACTTTGTGCAGGATCATGTTGAAGGATACCTTGCTCTATCTGGCAAAACTAAGACATACTTTGCTACAGCTGTTTCATTATGGGATGCAGATTTTTATGTGAAAGTTGATGACGACGTTCATGTGAACATAGGTAAATCTCTATATTCTTTATGCCCTTTACAGGTCCGAAGCTAGGGGCAAAATGAGTGTGTGCGTGCATCTGTCATTTCTGTATTCAAAGCTTTTCATCAATTTCTTGATGATCATCAAAGATGTACCCTTTATATGAGTATGTTAACCACCCAAAGTACTTCATAGCATAACATGTGGCTATCTTTGCATTCCTGTTCGCGAAAAAAGCCTTGCTTTTGACATCCGATCTCGCATTTGCAGCAACGCTTGGACAGATATTGTCCAAACAGGCATGGAAGCCAAGAGTATATATGGGGTGCATGAAATCTGGCCCTGTACTATCGGAAAAGTAAGTAGTACATTATATGAATCTCTCCTTCTCTTACAGGTCAAAGGTGTTAAAATCTGTTGTCTTTTTTTTTCTCCAGGGGTGTGAGATACTATGAGCCTGAGCATTGGAAATTCGGCGAGCCAGGAAATAAATATTTCCGACATGCTACTGGTCAATTATACGCCATTTCAAAAGATCTAGCAACCTACATATCTATAAACAAGTGAGGCATCATAAGTTCTCACGCAATTGCGCACATCAATCTTATTACGTGGTTCAGGTGAAAGCTAACTTTGTTGCTGCAAAATCCATTTGAATGCTAGGCATGTCCTGCACAAGTATATAAACGAGGACGTTTCGCTAGGATCTTGGTTCCTCGGGTTAGATGTCGAGCACATTGATGACCGGAGACTCTGTTGCGGGACCCCACCTGGTGAGCTTCCAGTACTTCATGCCTTATAACTCCTGCTTAATATCAGTGACAATAGCACGTCGATGAGGACATTGAATCACATCCTGAACTCCACTCTGCTCGCAGACTGTGAATGGAAAGCTCAGGCGGGGAACACCTGCGCGGCGTCATTCGACTGGAAGTGCAGCGGCATATGCAACTCGGAAGGCAGGATCTGGGAGGTGCACAATAAGTGCGCCGAGGGCGACAA
This genomic stretch from Hordeum vulgare subsp. vulgare chromosome 6H, MorexV3_pseudomolecules_assembly, whole genome shotgun sequence harbors:
- the LOC123402114 gene encoding probable beta-1,3-galactosyltransferase 2; translation: MSWKKAGGDGGVSKRWAVLLCLGSFCLGLLFTNRMWTLPEATEVPLPNQSVEEGKALVDADCGSKKVQELQKYKDVLPDQDTHHDVQTLDKTIATLETELSAARTLQESLLNGSPVSEDFKVSESIGRRKYRMVIGINTAFSSRKRRDSIRYTWMPRGDKRKKLEEEKGVIIRFVIGHSAIAGGIIDRAIEAEDRKHGDFMKIDHVEGYLALSGKTKTYFATAVSLWDADFYVKVDDDVHVNIATLGQILSKQAWKPRVYMGCMKSGPVLSEKGVRYYEPEHWKFGEPGNKYFRHATGQLYAISKDLATYISINKHVLHKYINEDVSLGSWFLGLDVEHIDDRRLCCGTPPDCEWKAQAGNTCAASFDWKCSGICNSEGRIWEVHNKCAEGDKALWNSTF